A region from the Bactrocera dorsalis isolate Fly_Bdor chromosome 1, ASM2337382v1, whole genome shotgun sequence genome encodes:
- the LOC115066072 gene encoding mitochondrial inner membrane protease ATP23 homolog: MGLFAKVEAKADKDPLVDAAKEPVGNAEQTNENGNSNSSQTKEWGYDLYPERKGETYKPKWSKILLGMEGRENIDKVKCERNVYWCVKNSPLVKLMMGALRSSGCPIDLRRHISCEVCDTTVTGGYDPVMNQIVVCQNMARNEGMVQGVLTHEMIHMFDYCNNELDFRNIDHLACTEIRAANLAHCSFLSAMMQGDASIFDIKQAHQNCVKTKALQSVLAVRNVTKLEAIEAVERVFPKCYADLEPIGRRIRRNSPDQHRAYMEGPMYGYDI; encoded by the exons ATGGGACTATTTGCAAAAGTTGAAGCCAAAGCAGATAAGGATCCTTTGGTGGATGCTGCTAAAGAACCAGTGGGTAACGCTGagcaaacaaatgaaaatggCAATTCAAATAGCTCCCAAACAAAAGAATGGGGTTATGATTTGTATCCAGAAAGAAAGGGTGAAACATATAAACCAAAGTGGTCGAAGATACTTTTGGGCATGGAGGGCCGTGAAAATATTGACAAGGTAAAATGTGAACGTAACGTGTACTGGTGTGTAAAAAACAGTCCCTTGGTGAAACTTATGATGGGAGCACTCCGAAGTTCCGGCTGTCCAATCGATCTTCGACGCCATATATCTTGTGAAGTATGTGATACCACCGTAACTGGTGGTTATGATCCTGTCATGAATCAAATAGTTGTGTGCCAAAACATGGCTCGCAATGAAGGCATGGTTCAAGGTGTACTTACACATGAAATGATACATATGTTCGATTATTGCAATAATGAGTTGGACTTTCGAAATATCGACCATTTAGCATGCACTGAAATTAGGGCGGCTAATTTGGCGCATTGCTCCTTCCTCAGCGCTATGATGCAAGGTGATGCTTCAATATTTGACATAAAACAGGCGCATCAG AACTGTGTAAAAACAAAGGCGCTGCAATCTGTTTTGGCGGTGCGTAATGTAACAAAACTTGAAGCTATTGAGGCGGTAGAACGTGTATTTCCAAAATGCTATGCAGACCTGGAACCAATCGGTCGGCGTATACGACGGAATTCACCCGATCAACATAGAGCCTACATGGAAGGTCCAATGTATGGCTATGATATTTAg
- the LOC105225127 gene encoding cell division cycle protein 20 homolog, with the protein MSQFNFLNELTSAMTLDGEITRGPAPRWQKKLEASAMANSLNGSINASRSVLSMSYNTSFSGVNPPARTPRKVSGDTKCKKTPTPSKGTKTPSGGDRFIPNRGTSNFELGHYLIKQEQDKSENDDNDNSNNANKKTPSKVERQKLISDSLQVGDTKSTRILCYQNKAPAAPESHQNPLKVVYSINTPLSTKSGSRFIPTTSDRILDAPDIINDYYLNLMDWSADNIVTVALGNAVYLWNAVTGNIDQLVEYEEGDHACALSWIQDGQILAIGNNTGVVELWDCNKSKRLRVMDGHSARVGTLAWNSFLVSSGSRDGSIIHHDVRAREHKVANLNGHTQEVCGLKWSTDFKHLASGGNDNLVNVWAAVSGGTGSGTEPLHVLNEHQAAVRALAWCPWQPNLLASGGGTADRCIKFWNVNNGSLVNSVDTKSQVCALLWSRNYKELISAHGFAHNQLTIWKYPSMIKQAELTGHTSRVLQMAMSPDGSTVISAGADETLRLWNCFAPDPHTAKKASKAASKAKQSVFRQSIR; encoded by the exons ATgtctcaatttaattttttgaatgaaCTGACCAGTGCAATGACACTGGACGGTGAAATTACACGGGGACCAGCACCTCGCTGGCAAAAAAAATTGGAAGCTTCTGCAATGGCTAACAGCCTTAACGGAAGTATAAATGCGTCGCGTTCCGTACTGTCTATGTCTTACAATACCAGTTTTTCTGGTGTAAATCCACCCGCAAGAACCCCAAGGAAAGTTAGTGGAGATACAAAGTGCAAAAAAACACCGACTCCAAGTAAAGGTACAAAGACGCCAAGTGGTGGTGATCGATTCATTCCAAACCGTGGAACTAGCAACTTCGAACTTGGACATTATTTG aTAAAACAAGAACAGGACAAATCGGAAAACGATGATAATGACAATAGCAATAATGCTAACAAAAAGACACCTTCGAAGGTTGAGCGTCAAAAGCTTATATCGGATTCATTGCAAGTTGGTGATACGAAAAGCACTCGAATTTTATGTTATCAAAATAAAGCACCTGCGGCACCAGAATCTCATCAAAACCCGTTAAAAGTggtttattcaataaatacacCTTTATCGACTAAAAGTGGCTCTCGTTTTATACCAACCACATCGGATCGTATTCTAGATGCACCTGACATAATAaatgattattatttaaatttaatggattGGAGTGCTGACAATATTGTGACAGTAGCTTTGGGTAATGCAGTTTATTTATGGAACGCCGTAACGGGAAATATAGATCAATTAGTGGAGTACGAGGAAGGAGATCATGCCTGCGCGCTTTCTTGGATACAAGACGGACAAATATTAGCAATTGGTAATAATACTGGTGTAGTAGAATTGTGGGATTGCAATAAAAGTAAACGTCTTCGTGTCATGGATGGGCACTCGGCTCGAGTAGGCACATTGGCTTGGAATTCATTCCTTGTATCATCGGGCAGTCGAGATGGTTCCATCATACATCACGACGTACGGGCGCGTGAGCATAAAGTAGCTAACCTAAATGGACACACACAGGAAGTGTGTGGTCTGAAATGGTCAACTGATTTTAAACATCTTGCTAGTGGTGGCAATGATAATTTGGTTAATGTATGGGCAGCAGTAAGTGGTGGTACAGGTAGTGGTACCGAGCCTTTGCACGTACTCAACGAACATCAAGCAGCGGTACGAGCATTAGCCTGGTGCCCCTGGCAGCCAAACCTCTTAGCTAGTGGTGGTGGTACCGCGGATCGTTGTATAAAATTCTGGAATGTAAACAATGGTTCGTTAGTTAATTCGGTCGATACTAAATCTCAAGTATGTGCACTTTTATGGTCTCGAAATTACAAGGAGTTGATTTCGGCGCACGGTTTCGCACACAATCAGCTGACGATTTGGAAGTATCCATCAATGATAAAACAAGCAGAATTAACTGGGCACACTTCGAGAGTTTTGCAAATGGCCATGTCACCTGACGGGAGTACAGTAATAAGCGCAGGTGCAGATGAAACATTGCGTTTGTGGAATTGTTTTGCCCCAGATCCGCATACCGCGAAAAAAGCGAGTAAGGCAGCAAGTAAAGCTAAGCAAAGCGTTTTTCGTCAAAGCATTCGATAA